The following DNA comes from Nocardia sp. XZ_19_385.
CGATCTTCCTGCTCGTGCTGCTCGCCATCGGGACCGGCTCGGCCGATCCGATCGGCGTCGCGATGCCCTGCGTCGTATTCGGAGCGCTGGCTTTGCAATTCCTGCGCTGGATCATTCGATCTGTGAAGGAGAGACGTCATGCCCCGGCCTAACGACGACCCGGTTCTGACGGAAATGCTCGCCGCACTGGACCGCAGCCCCGAAGTGATCGCGCTCCGGCTGCGCGTCATCGAATTACTGGTCGAGCGCGGCCAGTTCACCGAGGCGCTCGCGCAGTGCGGTGCGGCGCTCACCCAGGAACCCGGAAATGCCCAGGCGCTGGGGCTGCTACAGCAGTGCACCATCGCCCTGGCCGGCAACTCGGCCGGCGCGCTGCCGGGTTCGTCCGGGAAACGCGATGCGGCAACGGCGGATCTCGACGAGTACGACTTCTGGGCTGCCGCCGAGGAACAGGTCGGCGACATCATCGCCCCGGCGTTCGTCGATTCCGGTCCGGCCGAATTCGCCACCGACCGTGATGCGGGCACCGTGGAGAAGTCCGGGGTCACCCTCGCCGATGTCGGCGGCATGGACGAGGTGAAACGCCAGCTCGACCTGGCCCTGCTCGGCCCGCTCCGAAATCCCGCGCTGGCCCAGGCTTTCGGAACCTCCGCCCGCGGCGGTCTGCTGCTGTACGGGCCGCCCGGCTGTGGCAAGACCTTCCTCGCCGCGGCCGTGGCCGGTGAGCTCGGCGCGAACTTCTATCCGATCGAGATCGCCGACATCCTCGATATCTACACCGGAGCCAGCGAACGCAACCTGCACAGCGTCTTCGAGGTGGCCCGCCGCAACGCCCCGTGCGTGCTGTTCCTCGACGAACTCGACGCCCTCGGGCACAAGCGCGGCCAGATGTCCGCTTCGGCCACCATGCGCACGGTGGTGAATCAGCTACTCACCGAGCTGGATTCGGCCACCTACAGCAACGACGGCGTCTACGTGCTCGGCGCCACCAACCATCCCTGGGACGTCGACGTAGCCCTGCGCCGCCCCGGCCGCTTCGACCGGATGATCCTGGTCGGCCTGCCCGACGCGACCGCCCGCACCTCGATCCTGCACTACCACCTGCGCGACCGCCCGGTCAGTGGCGTCGATCTCGCCGCCCTCGCCCACCACACCGACGGCTTCTCCGGCGCCGACCTGGCCCACCTGTGCACCTCGGCCACCCAGCTGGCCATGGCCGACTCCATCCGCACCGGCGAGGTCCGCCCAATCACCATGGGTGACCTGGAGGCGGTCCGTGCCGACATCAAGCCCAGCGCCGGCGCCTGGTTCGAATCCGCCAGGAACGTGGTCGAATTCGCCAACGGCGACGGCACCTACGACCAGCTCGCCCGCTACATGCGAGGTCGCAAGCTGCGCTAGGCCGGATGCGTTTCCGACGGCCGCGGGTTACAGAACATCACGCACTCCCCGGGCGCGATGGTCTTCGTGATTTCCGGTGCGCCGGCCTCGCCGAACTCCACGCCGTGGACGTAGGCCAGCACCGCGATGGCGAGCATGATCATGCCGGTGATCGCGTAGACCACCCGCACGGCGTACTCCTCGCGGATCGGGATGGAGATGACCAGCGGCCCGAGAATGACGATCACCGGCCCGCTCCGCTCGTTTCGGTCAACCGGCGTGTGACTTCGGCTGCGGCGCGGGATATTTCGCGGCAACCGGTGCAGGCCCGCAGGGCGAGGACACACATGACGTCGAGCAGCGTGACTCCGAGCTCGGCCGCCCGCAGCTGCGCGACCTCCCGGTCCAGCGGCTGTGCGGGTGAAAGCTGCTCCAGCAGAATCATTTCCGCCAGCACGATGCCGGACAGTGCTTGTTCGCGGGTGAATCGGAGGCTGGTGGGCAGGTAGGACAGCACCCACCCGCCTCGGCCCGGCTCGGGTAGATCGACCCGGAACGCCACCTCCAAAGCCACGTCGCTCGTGATGAGCCACTCCATTTCGGTGATCGCCATCGCGTGCCCCCCTTTCTGTTTCGCCGCCGACGAGGGTGCAGTCGTCGACTGATCTCATGGTGACAAGCGCGGGGTGCATTCAGCGATCCCAGCAAACACAGAGATTTCATGGCTAACAGCAGCGCCTTGACCAGCGGAAATACCGCTGGTACCCAGGAAATATCACAACCGTCGTCCGGAATTTCCGGCGCGGGGCCCGGTTTGGTGAAAGGGCACTGCCATGCGCACTGGTGAGAGCGGCCGCGGCGGTTACGGCGCCGAGGATCGCAGGCGGGTCCGGGAGACCTTTCTCGGCCTCGGACTGGCCGGGCACGAGCTGCTGGAGCCGCTGGTCGCCGAGTTCCGGCAGGGCGGATGCCGGCCCCGGCTGGCGTGGCGGCACGCCAATGAACTCACCCAGTCCGCGGTGGCCGAACGCTACAACGAGATCGTCGGCGGGCACGCGATGAAGGCGAGCCGGGTCTCGGAATACGAGGCCTGGCCGCACGGGCGCAGCGCCGTCCGGCCGACCGTGAGCGTCCTGAAAACCCTTGCCGCCATTTACCGTACGACCTGGGACGAGCTGATCGACGTCGCCGATATCGGCGCCATGCCGGAGGCGGAGCGCCATGAGCTGCGCAACGCCTGGGCCAAGCGCGCCGAGAGCCGGCTGACCATCTCGGCCGCCGGTGACCTGCCCGCCGAGGTGCCGCATTTCACCGGTCGCGAGGCGGCGAAATGGGCGCTGCACGACCGGGTGATCGGGCATCTGCACGGCCGCCTGTCCGCGGTGCACGTCATCGACGGGCCGCCCGGCATCGGTAAGACGGTGCTGGCCCGCTACGCGCTGGCGGCCTTCGCCCGGCATTTCCCGGACGGTCCGCTCTGGTTCGACCTGCACGGCCACACCGTGGGCCGCGAGCCGCGCGAACCCGACGAGGTGCTGTCCCGGCTGCTGGTGGAGATCGGGGTGCCGCCGGAGAGCATCGAGGTCGACCCGGGGGCCCGGCCCGCCCAGTGGCGCAACGCCATGAAGGCGCGCCGGATGCTGCTCGTGTTCGACAACGTGCTCGACAGCGATCAGGTGAAACCGCTGCTCCCGCAAGCAGATGGGTGTTTCGTGCTGATCACCAGCCGGGCCAAGCTCACCGGGCTGGCCGGTTCGTCGCCGCTGCATCTGGACCCGCTGTCGGCCGCCGAAGCCGAGCGTCTGCTGGTCCGGCTCGCGGATCTGCGGCCGGGTTACGACGCCGCGGCGGTGCGCCAGATCCTGGAGACCTCGGGGGGTGTGCCGATGGCGATCCGATTGATCGCCGGTCAGATCGCCCATCACGGTGAGGAACTGCTGGCCGACAGCGCGCTCGAGTTCGCGGCACTCACGCAGCGGCTGAAACAGTCTCCGGCCCAATATGTTCTGGGCGAATCCGCCGCCCAGGACATCATGGAATGGTTCAGCGCCGAGGGTGAGTCGATGCTCGCGGCCTACGAGGTGTCCTATCGACGGTTGCGAGACCCCGCGCAACGCCGGGCATTACGTCTGCTCGGCTGGTACCCGGGCCCGGAAATCTCGGCCGACACCATCATCATGGCCGTCGCGGTCAACGGTGCCGAGGCGAAAGTCTTGCTGCGCAAGCTGTTCGAAGCGGGGTTCCTGGAATATTCGCGGACTCGCCGCACCGGCGGCCGCCGCTATCGCATGCACGATTTGACCCGCCTCTTCGCCAGACTCCATGCCGAGCAAGAGGATTCACCCTCCGACCACGCCGCTGTCCTGGGCCGTTTGATCGGCGGCAACCTGGCCTTCGCCCGGCAAATGAGCACGCCGAAACAGCCAGGCCCCGGGGTCGGCGCGCGTCATGCCTATCCGGAGGACGCGGCGGCCTCGGCCGAATACGCCCAAGCCGAGGAATGGCTCATGGCGGAACGGGAGAACCTGCTCGCCTGCATCGACGCGGCGCCGTTCACCGCCGAGACCGCGGAGCTGGCCCGGCGGCTCGCGCCCGCGCTGTGGGGGTTGAGTTACTGGGCCGACGCACACTGGCTCTACGACAAGGCGCTGCAGGTCGCACGTCGTATCTCCGACCGGCGCACCGAGACCGGCGTGCTGCTGGAGCTGGGGCGGATCGATCAGATCGGCGGCCTGTACAAACCGGCCCGGACCGCCTTCCAGCGGGCCTTCGACATCGCGGTCGAGCAGGACGACACGCACCGGCAGGCCGAGGCGATGTGTGAACTCGGCCAGACCGCGTGGCTGACCGGTGATCACAGTGGCGCGGAATGGTTCTACAACAAGGCGCTGCGGATCGCCTGCGACGTCGGATATCGCGAGGCCGAATGCGACGCCCGCAACGGTCTGGGGCACGTCGAACGGCTGGCCTGCCATTACGGTGTGGCGCGACAGCATTTCCAGAAGGCGGGCGAGATCGCCGACGCCATCGGCGATCGCGTCCGGGCGGCCTCGGTGCTGTGGGGGTACGGCGAGGTGGTCCGCCGGATGGGCGACACCGACACCGCGCGCCGGGTTTACACCGACGCGTTGCGGATCGCCCGCCAGTTCAATCACCCACGGACCCAAGGTGATGCGCTGCGCGGGCTCGGGCACGTGGCGCGCTACGTGGGGGACTGGGAGGCCGCGCGGCGCTACTACAGCGACGCGCTGGAAATGGCGGTGCGGATCCGGGATCGGCACGGCGAGGCCTGGGCGCTCTGGGGGCTGGGCAACGTGGAGCGCAACGGGTCGGAATTGGCTACGGCGCGAATGCGTTTCGGCGCCGCCCACGACATCGCCGTGGAGCTGAACCTGACCCTCGGCCAGGTCGACATTCTGCGCGGCATCGGCCATATCGAACTGGAACAGGGCAACCACGACGAGGCCCGCCGCCGCTATGCCGACTCGCTGCGGGCGGCCGAGCGGATCAGCGACCGGCACGGCCGGGCGGACGGTTTGCGCAGCCTGGGGGAGGTGCACGCCGCCACGGGCAACATCGCCGAGGCGCGGGCGTGCCTGACCGAGTCCATGGAGCTGTTCGAGGCCATCGGCGTGCCGCTGGTCTCAGAGGTGCGTGCCGCACTGGATCGACTGGATAAACTCTAATTCTTGACTAATTCCAGAAAAGCCTCCACGATGGGTTCATGCACACCACCGGCACCGACCCACGCGAGTGGTTGCGGCACGCGGGCCTGCGGGTCACCGCGCCGCGGCTGGCCGTGCTGCGTGCCGTCGCGGACCGGCCGCATTCCGATGCCGACACGGTGGCGGTCACCGTGCGGGAAGCGCTCGGGTCGGTGTCCACGCAGGCCGTCTACGACGTGCTCCGGGCCTGCGTGCGCGCCGGGATCCTGCGGCGCATCGAGCCCGCGGGCTCGTCCGCGCTGTACGAGACCCGAACCGGTGACAACCATCACCACCTGGTGTGCAGGAACTGCGGCACGGTCGCCGATGTCGACTGCGCTGTGGGATCAGCCCCCTGCCTGACCCCAGTGGACGCCCACGGATTCGTCGTCGACGAAGCCGAGGTCGTGTTCTGGGGCACTTGCCCAACCTGTCAAAGTTCAAAAGCCGAGGAGGCTTTCGCATGATCAAGCCGACAACCACGAACACCGGCACCCCGGTCCCCAGCGACGACGAGTCCCTCACCGCGGGCGCGCAGGGCCCGATCCTGCTGCACGACCACTACCTGATCGAGAAGCTCGCGCACTTCAACCGCGAGCGGGTGCCGGAGCGCGTCGTGCACGCCAAGGGCTCGGGCGCCTACGGCGAGCTGGTTGTCACCAACGACGTCAGCCGCTTCACCAAGGCCAAGCTCTTCCAACCGGGCGCGCGCTCGGAGTCGCTGGTGCGTTTCTCGACTGTCGCCGGTGAGCAGGGCAGCCCCGACACCTGGCGCGATCCGCGCGGTTTCGCGGTGAAGTTCTACACCGAAGACGGCAACTACGACATCGTCGGCAACAACACCCCGGTGTTCTTCATCAAGGACCCGATCAAGTTCCCCGATTTCATCCACTCGCAGAAGCGCCTGCCCGGCAGTGGTCTGCGCGACCACACCATGCAGTGGGATTTCTGGACCCTGCGCCCGGAGACCGCGCACCAGGTGACCTGGCTGATGGGTGACCGCGGCATCCCGAAGACCTACCGGCACATGGACGGTTTCGGTTCGCACACCTACCAGTGGATCAACGCCGAGGGCGAGCGCTTCTGGGTGAAATACCACTTCAAGACCGATCAGGGCATCGAGTTCCTGACCCAGGCCGAGGCCGACACCCTGGCCGGTTCCAGCCCCGACCACCACCGCAAGGACCTCTACGAGGCCATCGAGCGCGGCGACTTCCCGAGCTGGACCCTCAAGGTTCAGGTCATGCCGGTCGCTGAGGCGGAGTCCTACCGCTTCAACCCGTTCGACCTGACCAAGGTGTGGTCGCAGAAGGATTACCCGCTGATCGAGGTGGGCCGCTGGACGCTGAACCGCAACCCCGGCAACTTCCACGTCGACATCGAGCAGGCCGCCTTCGCGCCGTCGAATCTCGTTCCGGGCATTGGTTTCTCGCCGGACAAGATGCTGCTCGGCCGCGTCTTCGCCTACGCCGACGCGCACCGCTACCGCATCGGCGTCAACCACCACGAGCTGCCGCCGAACCGGGCCAAGGCCGCCGAGGTGAACTCCTACTCCAAGGAGGGCGCCATGCGTTTCGGCTACAACGACGCCAGCGTCCCGGTCTACGCCCCCAACTCCTTCGGCGGCCCGCACGCCCAGCCGCATCAGGCCCCCGACGGCGGCGCCTGGGACTTCGACCCCACCATGCTGCGCGCCGGCTACATCCAGCACCGCGAGGACAACGACTTCGCCCAGGCCGGCACCCTGGTCCGCGAGGTCCTGAACGACGACGAGCGCGACCGCCTGGTAGCCAACGTCTCGGGCCACATCCTCGGCGGCGTCCAGGAACCCATCCTGTCCCGCGTCTTCCAGTACTGGAAGAACGTCGACGCCGACCTCGGCAAGCGCATCGAGGTAGCAGTCCGCGAGGGCCTCGAGGGCTGACCTCCGGCAACACCCAACTGAATAACTGAACCCCCCAGGTCGGGGAGGTGCGTGTCCACCCAGGTCGCACCTCCCCGACTTTTGTCTACCCAGGGGGCGGGTGGGCAATCATGGGATCACGCGGCGGGCGCGGAGGCCGGCGCTGCCGATGGCGAGAGCGGCCGTGATCTCGAAAATGGCTGCGAACCAAGAGAATCCGGTGACCTTCGCCGAGGCAGGTGGGTTGATGAAGCTGTCACTGAAGGGGCCGAACCAGTCCGGGAAGAGATGGACCAGGGTGAAGCCGATCGCGCTGGCGAAACCGACCAGGATGGCGGCGGGCGGGGCCCAGCGGTGGCCGGTGGCCACCAGCGCGATGGTGATGACGGCCGCGAACATCTGGATGGTGCCCAGGGCCATGACGGTGGAGGACACCGTGTCCATGCCGCGGCGTAGGTGATCGTAGCCGTGCACTACCAGCGCGACCGCGAAGATGGCTGTGGCCCAACGTAACGCGGGAACTGGTTCGGTCCGGGTGGTGGTGGGGTGAGTCATGGCGACGCCAATCGGGCGGAGTGCGAATTGTCTACGACCGAGTGTAGTAGAAGGGCCGCCGTAATGCGGGGATTCCCGCGGTCCTAGAGCAGCCCCCACCAATAGAGCAGGCAGGCAAGGACCCAGACCACCACGGTTTCCATCGACTTTCCAATCCTCGTTGGTGCACCGACCTCCATCATCCGCCATGAGCCGTCGGTGCGTCGATGATTGGTCCTCTACCTGCATTTTTGGTCGTACAAGTTCTTCTTAAGACCCCACTAAGGCCGCGGTTGCAAAGTTGTCTCAACGCCGGAGCACAGCCACCAACCGGGGGTGGGGGATCCGGGACCCGGCCTGTCTACGAGGGGTGGCAGGCCGGGTCGCGGAGGTAAAGCCAACCGGGCCGGTGCACGAGGGGTGACCGGCCCGGTCGGTTTTTACCGGGCAGTACTCAGTGGCTCTTCCGGGAGCTGATCGGCGCCGCGCCGCTGCCGAAGGTAACCATTCGGGGTGCGCCGACGATCCCACCCACGGGTATGGGCGGGCCGATCACGAGGGGTGACCGGCCCGCCCAGCGGTTCAGAATTGTCAGACCGCCTGCACGGAGTAGTCCGGCAGGTCGTAATCCTCGGTCGAACTCATCATCTTGATCATCAAGGGCCGCAGCGGCTTCCAGAGCATCAGCTTGGTCATGGCCTGGCCGGCGCGGATGCCGAAGCGCGTCATCGGCGTCATCGCCTTCAGCCCGCCCGGGGGCAGGTCCCGCGACTTCGCGACGAACGGCCCCATCACTTCCTGGTAGCGGACCAGCGCCTGCGGCAGATCGCCTGTGTGCGCGGCGATCTCACCGGCCAGCACGTAGGCGCCGGTGATGGCCATCGCGGTGCCCTGCCCGGCCAGCGGCGAGCCGCAGAAGGCCGAATCGCCGAGCAGCACCACCCGGCCCTCCGACCAGCTCGGCAGGTCGATCCGGGCCAGCTCGTCGAAGTAGAAGTCTTGGGCCTGCGCCATTTTCGCGACGATGGTGTCCGCTTCCCAGCCGCCCCCGGCCAGCTTTTCCCGGATCAACTGCTGCTGGGCGGCGATATCCCGGCGCAGCGCGGGGTCGGCGCTGGTGCGGATGGTGATGATCGCCTTGCAGGTCGCCGGGTCGTTGTCGGGCCGAATCCCGATCATGGCGCCGCCGACCATCGAGTGCATGGAGAACCAATGCGGCTCCAGGCCGGCGGGCGTGGGCATGGTGAAGAAGGACATGTAGCCGCCGAGGTAGGTGCTGAACTCCTCCTCGGGTCCGAAGGCCAAGCGGCGGGTGGCCGAGTGCAGGCCGTCCGCGCCGATGACGAGGTCGTACCGCTCGGTCGCGCCGGAGCCGAAGGTGACGTCCACGCCGTCCGCGTCCTGCTCGATCGCGGTGATCCACTCGCCGTAGCGGTAGTCGACTCCGCCCGCCGCCTCGAGCTCGTCCAGCAGCACCTGGTTCAGATCGCCTCGGGTGATCTCGATTTCGGCGACGGCGCCCTTGCCGTCGAAGGCCTCCATGTCCATCCGCAGGATTTCCGCGCCCTCGGCGTCGAGGTAGATCAGGCCGCGCT
Coding sequences within:
- a CDS encoding 26S protease regulatory subunit — encoded protein: MPRPNDDPVLTEMLAALDRSPEVIALRLRVIELLVERGQFTEALAQCGAALTQEPGNAQALGLLQQCTIALAGNSAGALPGSSGKRDAATADLDEYDFWAAAEEQVGDIIAPAFVDSGPAEFATDRDAGTVEKSGVTLADVGGMDEVKRQLDLALLGPLRNPALAQAFGTSARGGLLLYGPPGCGKTFLAAAVAGELGANFYPIEIADILDIYTGASERNLHSVFEVARRNAPCVLFLDELDALGHKRGQMSASATMRTVVNQLLTELDSATYSNDGVYVLGATNHPWDVDVALRRPGRFDRMILVGLPDATARTSILHYHLRDRPVSGVDLAALAHHTDGFSGADLAHLCTSATQLAMADSIRTGEVRPITMGDLEAVRADIKPSAGAWFESARNVVEFANGDGTYDQLARYMRGRKLR
- a CDS encoding tetratricopeptide repeat protein; this translates as MRTGESGRGGYGAEDRRRVRETFLGLGLAGHELLEPLVAEFRQGGCRPRLAWRHANELTQSAVAERYNEIVGGHAMKASRVSEYEAWPHGRSAVRPTVSVLKTLAAIYRTTWDELIDVADIGAMPEAERHELRNAWAKRAESRLTISAAGDLPAEVPHFTGREAAKWALHDRVIGHLHGRLSAVHVIDGPPGIGKTVLARYALAAFARHFPDGPLWFDLHGHTVGREPREPDEVLSRLLVEIGVPPESIEVDPGARPAQWRNAMKARRMLLVFDNVLDSDQVKPLLPQADGCFVLITSRAKLTGLAGSSPLHLDPLSAAEAERLLVRLADLRPGYDAAAVRQILETSGGVPMAIRLIAGQIAHHGEELLADSALEFAALTQRLKQSPAQYVLGESAAQDIMEWFSAEGESMLAAYEVSYRRLRDPAQRRALRLLGWYPGPEISADTIIMAVAVNGAEAKVLLRKLFEAGFLEYSRTRRTGGRRYRMHDLTRLFARLHAEQEDSPSDHAAVLGRLIGGNLAFARQMSTPKQPGPGVGARHAYPEDAAASAEYAQAEEWLMAERENLLACIDAAPFTAETAELARRLAPALWGLSYWADAHWLYDKALQVARRISDRRTETGVLLELGRIDQIGGLYKPARTAFQRAFDIAVEQDDTHRQAEAMCELGQTAWLTGDHSGAEWFYNKALRIACDVGYREAECDARNGLGHVERLACHYGVARQHFQKAGEIADAIGDRVRAASVLWGYGEVVRRMGDTDTARRVYTDALRIARQFNHPRTQGDALRGLGHVARYVGDWEAARRYYSDALEMAVRIRDRHGEAWALWGLGNVERNGSELATARMRFGAAHDIAVELNLTLGQVDILRGIGHIELEQGNHDEARRRYADSLRAAERISDRHGRADGLRSLGEVHAATGNIAEARACLTESMELFEAIGVPLVSEVRAALDRLDKL
- a CDS encoding Fur family transcriptional regulator; protein product: MHTTGTDPREWLRHAGLRVTAPRLAVLRAVADRPHSDADTVAVTVREALGSVSTQAVYDVLRACVRAGILRRIEPAGSSALYETRTGDNHHHLVCRNCGTVADVDCAVGSAPCLTPVDAHGFVVDEAEVVFWGTCPTCQSSKAEEAFA
- a CDS encoding catalase, whose product is MIKPTTTNTGTPVPSDDESLTAGAQGPILLHDHYLIEKLAHFNRERVPERVVHAKGSGAYGELVVTNDVSRFTKAKLFQPGARSESLVRFSTVAGEQGSPDTWRDPRGFAVKFYTEDGNYDIVGNNTPVFFIKDPIKFPDFIHSQKRLPGSGLRDHTMQWDFWTLRPETAHQVTWLMGDRGIPKTYRHMDGFGSHTYQWINAEGERFWVKYHFKTDQGIEFLTQAEADTLAGSSPDHHRKDLYEAIERGDFPSWTLKVQVMPVAEAESYRFNPFDLTKVWSQKDYPLIEVGRWTLNRNPGNFHVDIEQAAFAPSNLVPGIGFSPDKMLLGRVFAYADAHRYRIGVNHHELPPNRAKAAEVNSYSKEGAMRFGYNDASVPVYAPNSFGGPHAQPHQAPDGGAWDFDPTMLRAGYIQHREDNDFAQAGTLVREVLNDDERDRLVANVSGHILGGVQEPILSRVFQYWKNVDADLGKRIEVAVREGLEG
- a CDS encoding FAD-dependent monooxygenase — protein: MNADHSTTQPRILVSGGGIGGNAVALQLLRAGIRATVVERATAPRPGGQSVDLRGASGEVAERMGLMPGIRKHQMDERGLIYLDAEGAEILRMDMEAFDGKGAVAEIEITRGDLNQVLLDELEAAGGVDYRYGEWITAIEQDADGVDVTFGSGATERYDLVIGADGLHSATRRLAFGPEEEFSTYLGGYMSFFTMPTPAGLEPHWFSMHSMVGGAMIGIRPDNDPATCKAIITIRTSADPALRRDIAAQQQLIREKLAGGGWEADTIVAKMAQAQDFYFDELARIDLPSWSEGRVVLLGDSAFCGSPLAGQGTAMAITGAYVLAGEIAAHTGDLPQALVRYQEVMGPFVAKSRDLPPGGLKAMTPMTRFGIRAGQAMTKLMLWKPLRPLMIKMMSSTEDYDLPDYSVQAV